One genomic segment of Arachis duranensis cultivar V14167 chromosome 4, aradu.V14167.gnm2.J7QH, whole genome shotgun sequence includes these proteins:
- the LOC107485282 gene encoding uncharacterized protein LOC107485282 produces MGRHVLLSLLLLLFLVFDPSDASFAGEHRNLANSDAEDGNKTAKPDSPLPNKENSDPNPVGGGTKKNGKESPSTNANKAPETGAKGSNGSDNSSKTISAAPAPLPKVKGSNDPQKENNNTASLADNNDVKGNEEGGAKGNEKGDGNGNVKEGGKDNGNEGGNGKGEEGSKGNGEQSDKGNVGQGDKGNGKDGGKSNEEQGHAGDGGKGNVEQGDGGKGKDVGKDNGEKSDKGNGKDGDKVKENDGGDKGNQEENKGNESKTYSKSTTTESCRDLGKCTDKGGMVGCISKLDPTYVVVLLHNGGSDTIKVKLNEGNVEGIEVGIQKTEKVNITLATSGRTQLTFNAGKGDCVLLLHMGIPKPKGDFPIHFPSRDKILTPVNGAYFLIVAVVVLGGTWGCCKFGKKRRGEVPYQELEMAMPETVAAAANDIESAEGWDQVWDDDWDDDVAVKSPGTRHVGSISANGLTARSSNKDGWEDNWDD; encoded by the exons ATGGGAAGACACGTGTTACTTTCActtctgttgttgttgttccttGTTTTTGATCCCTCTGATGCTTCCTTCGCTGGGGAACACAGAAATTTGGCGAATTCGGATGCAGAAGATGGTAACAAAACTGCGAAACCG GACTCTCCGTTGCCAAATAAGGAGAATTCAGATCCAAACCCTGTTGGTGGTGGAACAAAGAAGAACGGAAAGGAATCACCTTCCACCAATGCTAATAAAGCACCCGAAACGGGTGCAAAGGGTTCCAATGGTAGTGATAACAGTAGTAAAACTATTTCCGCAGCTCCGGCGCCTTTGCCCAAAGTGAAGGGTTCAAATGATCCTCAAAAGGAGAACAATAATACAGCTTCTCTAGCTGATAATAATGATGTTAAGGGCAATGAAGAAGGTGGTGCCAAGGGAAATGAAAAAGGCGATGGCAATGGAAACGTAAAAGAGGGTGGTAAGGATAATGGAAATGAGGGTGGCAATGGCAAGGGAGAAGAGGGTAGCAAGGGTAATGGAGAACAAAGTGACAAGGGTAATGTTGGGCAAGGTGACAAGGGTAATGGAAAAGATGGTGGCAAGAGTAATGAAGAACAGGGTCACGCTGGTGATGGTGGCAAGGGTAACGTAGAACAAGGTGACGGGGGTAAGGGAAAAGATGTTGGCAAGGATAATGGAGAAAAAAGTGACAAGGGCAATGGAAAAGATGGTGACAAAGTTAAGGAAAATGATGGGGGTGACAAGGGTAATCAAGAAGAGAATAAGGGAAATGAGAGCAAAACTTATTCAAAATCTACCACCACTGAGTCTTGTCGTGATCTGGGGAAGTGCACGGACAAAGGAGGCATGGTTGGTTGCATTTCCAAATTAG ATCCAACATACGTGGTTGTTCTCCTTCATAATGGAGGATCTGACACCATCAAAGTGAAGCTTAATGAAGGTAATGTTGAAGGCATTGAAGTTGGCATACAAAAAACAGAGAAG GTTAACATTACACTAGCTACTAGTGGAAGAACCCAACTGACTTTCAATGCTGGAAAAGGAGATTGTGTGCTTCTGCTTCATATGGGTATTCCTAAACCCAAAGGGGATTTTCCTATTCACTTCCCTTCTCGTGATAAAATTTTAACACCAGTCAACGGCGCTTATTTTCTCATAGTGGCAGTAGTAGTTCTTGGAGGGACATGGGGTTGCTGCAAATTCGGGAAGAAGCGACGCGGCGAGGTCCCATACCAAGAGCTTGAAATGGCAATGCCTGAGACTGTTGCGGCCGCAGCCAATGACATTGAATCTGCTGAAGGTTGGGATCAGGTCTGGGATGATGATTGGGATGACGACGTGGCAGTGAAGTCGCCGGGCACGCGTCATGTGGGCAGCATCTCGGCGAATGGCCTTACTGCTAGATCATCAAACAAAGATGGATGGGAAGATAATTGGGAtgattaa